The Triticum aestivum cultivar Chinese Spring chromosome 3A, IWGSC CS RefSeq v2.1, whole genome shotgun sequence genome includes a region encoding these proteins:
- the LOC123058886 gene encoding uncharacterized protein gives MPFHFHCHLSWSAPPPVEQAALAWIFQDISDNPCVFNSLASLFAVEYMALMALHIRWRWVRNLSAMPIAVVCILVNSPAAVTIIVAPTFLWGHLFGDPQFATCLSWLLAAALVVFLWRCISIDRALSKNSSQPHLEEDTCKNDGVLHILTFDY, from the exons atgcctTTTCATTTTCATTGTCATCTGTCCTGGTCTGCGCCGCCACCGGTGGAGCAAGCAGCTCTCGCATGGATCTTCCAGGACAT TTCCGACAACCCATGCGTCTTCAATTCCCTGGCAAGCCTCTTTGCCGTGGAATACATGGCGTTAATGGCTTTGCACATCCGCTGGCGTTGGGTGCGCAACTTGAGCGCCATGCCGATAGCCGTCGTCTGCATCCTCGTCAACAGCCCTGCGGCGGTCACGATCATAGTCGCCCCGACGTTCTTGTGGGGACATCTTTTCGGGGATCCCCAGTTCGCCACCTGCCTCTCGTGGCTATTGGCGGCggcgctcgtcgtcttcctctggcGGTGCATCTCCATCGACAGGGCTCTTTCAAAGAACTCATCCCAGCCTCACCTCGAAGAAGATACGTGTAAAAATGACGGCGTGCTCCATATTTTGACATTTGATTATTAG